A part of Aquibium oceanicum genomic DNA contains:
- the fabD gene encoding ACP S-malonyltransferase, giving the protein MGIAFTFPGQGSQSVGMGRDLAEAFPEARRVFEEVDEALGEKLSSIIWDGPEEMLTLTANAQPALMAVSMAAIRALEARGFSLKDKVSYVAGHSLGEYSALCAAGVFSLADTARLLRIRGNAMQAAVPAGEGAMAAIIGLDQEKVEDACAKASGGACQIANDNGGGQLVISGTKAAVEDGARLCTEMGAKRALMLPVSAPFHSALMQPAAEAMREALSKVVVNAPSVPVVANVTVSPIADPHEIRRRLVEQVTGRVRWRETVEWLAANGVATLYEVGAGKVLCGLARRIDRNLNAVAVNSPADVEAALATLG; this is encoded by the coding sequence ATGGGCATTGCATTCACCTTTCCAGGGCAGGGCAGCCAGTCCGTCGGGATGGGCCGGGACCTGGCCGAAGCCTTCCCCGAAGCGCGCCGCGTTTTCGAGGAAGTGGACGAGGCGTTGGGCGAGAAGCTCTCGTCCATTATCTGGGACGGGCCGGAAGAGATGCTGACCCTGACAGCCAATGCGCAGCCGGCGCTGATGGCGGTTTCCATGGCCGCCATCCGTGCCCTGGAGGCACGCGGATTTTCGCTGAAGGACAAGGTGTCCTACGTGGCCGGCCATTCGCTTGGCGAGTATTCGGCTTTGTGCGCGGCAGGCGTGTTTTCGCTCGCAGACACCGCGCGGCTCCTGCGCATCCGCGGCAATGCCATGCAGGCGGCGGTTCCGGCGGGCGAAGGGGCGATGGCGGCAATCATCGGTCTAGACCAGGAGAAGGTAGAGGACGCCTGCGCGAAGGCTTCCGGCGGCGCCTGCCAGATCGCCAACGACAATGGCGGCGGGCAGCTTGTGATTTCCGGTACGAAAGCCGCCGTCGAGGATGGTGCGCGGCTGTGCACGGAGATGGGCGCCAAGCGCGCGCTCATGCTTCCGGTCTCCGCGCCCTTCCATTCCGCGCTGATGCAGCCGGCGGCCGAAGCGATGCGCGAAGCGCTGTCGAAGGTGGTCGTGAACGCGCCGTCGGTGCCGGTCGTTGCCAATGTGACGGTCTCGCCGATCGCCGATCCCCACGAGATCCGGCGCCGCCTGGTCGAGCAGGTGACGGGGCGGGTTCGCTGGCGCGAAACGGTGGAGTGGCTGGCGGCGAACGGGGTGGCGACACTATATGAGGTCGGCGCCGGCAAAGTGCTGTGCGGTCTGGCCCGCCGCATCGACCGTAACCTGAACGCGGTGGCGGTCAATTCACCGGCCGATGTGGAAGCCGCACTCGCGACGCTCGGCTGA
- the rplI gene encoding 50S ribosomal protein L9, with the protein MEVILLERISRLGQMGDTVKVKDGFARNFLLPQGKALRANEANKKKFEGQRAQLEARNLERKSEAEAVSEKLDGMSFVVVRSAGETGQLYGSVSPRDISELLTAEGFSVGRNQVELNNPIKSIGLTNVVIALHPEVEVTITLNVARSADEAERQAAGEKLDSLEAIYGEDINENARPDAYFDPNEEGFEEEEENA; encoded by the coding sequence ATGGAAGTCATTCTTCTCGAACGCATTTCCCGCCTCGGCCAGATGGGCGACACCGTCAAGGTGAAGGACGGGTTCGCACGCAATTTCCTGCTTCCGCAGGGCAAGGCGCTTCGCGCCAACGAAGCCAACAAGAAGAAGTTCGAAGGCCAGCGCGCGCAGCTCGAAGCGCGTAACCTGGAGCGCAAGTCGGAAGCCGAGGCGGTTTCCGAGAAGCTCGACGGCATGTCGTTCGTGGTCGTGCGTTCGGCCGGTGAAACCGGCCAGCTCTACGGCTCGGTCTCCCCGCGCGACATCTCCGAACTGCTGACGGCCGAGGGTTTCTCGGTCGGCCGCAATCAGGTCGAGCTCAACAACCCGATCAAGTCGATCGGCCTCACCAACGTCGTCATCGCGCTCCATCCGGAGGTCGAGGTGACCATCACGCTCAACGTCGCGCGCTCGGCCGACGAGGCGGAACGTCAGGCGGCCGGCGAGAAGCTGGATTCCCTCGAGGCGATCTACGGCGAAGACATCAACGAGAACGCGCGTCCGGATGCCTACTTCGATCCGAACGAAGAGGGATTCGAAGAAGAAGAAGAAAACGCCTGA
- the alr gene encoding alanine racemase, whose translation MEEEFHIREAGTKPHLAGGRLTIDLRSLQANFRALAKVAAPARVAGIVKADAYGIGIAEVVPALAAVGCDTFFVALPEEGFAVRRAAPQARIFVLNGLFGAEAAEAYAGSQLIPVINTAVDLTIWERFCGRQGAAHPCAIHVDTGMNRLGITPAEAIAFADENMLTGTVNPVLLMSHLACADRRDDPKNRRQLELFRQVRRAFGDMEASLVNSSGLLLGRDYHFGLCRPGIAVYGGSPAPGVTMRTVVTAEARVVQIRYARAGETISYGATAVLERDSIIAVAAAGYADGFPRAASGSGVPIRQLFPGGSGFVHGRRVPIVGRVTMDLTMFDVTDLGEDGIATGDHIELFGPNLPLDEAARAAGTISYELLTRIGQRYHRAYISGADTR comes from the coding sequence TTGGAGGAGGAATTCCACATCCGGGAGGCCGGGACCAAACCTCACCTTGCCGGCGGCCGGCTGACGATCGATCTGCGCTCGCTGCAGGCGAATTTTCGCGCGCTTGCAAAGGTGGCCGCGCCGGCCCGCGTCGCCGGAATCGTCAAGGCGGACGCCTATGGCATCGGCATCGCGGAGGTCGTCCCCGCGCTGGCGGCTGTCGGATGCGATACGTTCTTCGTCGCCCTGCCCGAAGAAGGCTTCGCAGTCAGGCGCGCTGCGCCGCAAGCGCGCATCTTCGTCCTCAACGGTCTCTTCGGAGCGGAGGCGGCCGAGGCATACGCCGGGTCGCAGCTGATCCCGGTGATCAACACCGCCGTCGACCTGACGATCTGGGAACGATTCTGCGGGCGGCAGGGTGCGGCGCACCCCTGCGCCATCCATGTCGACACCGGCATGAACCGCCTCGGCATCACGCCGGCCGAGGCGATTGCCTTCGCGGACGAGAACATGCTGACCGGCACGGTCAACCCGGTGCTCCTGATGAGCCATCTCGCCTGCGCCGACCGGCGCGACGATCCCAAGAACCGCAGGCAGCTCGAACTTTTTCGGCAGGTGCGGCGTGCGTTCGGGGATATGGAGGCGAGCCTCGTCAATTCCTCAGGCCTGCTGCTAGGGCGCGATTACCATTTCGGCCTCTGCCGCCCCGGCATCGCCGTATACGGCGGATCGCCCGCACCTGGCGTCACCATGCGCACCGTGGTGACGGCGGAAGCCCGCGTGGTTCAGATCCGCTATGCCAGGGCCGGCGAGACCATCAGCTACGGCGCGACGGCGGTCCTCGAGCGCGACAGCATCATCGCCGTTGCCGCGGCCGGATATGCCGACGGCTTCCCGCGCGCCGCGTCTGGCAGCGGGGTGCCGATCCGCCAGCTCTTTCCCGGCGGAAGCGGGTTCGTGCATGGTCGCCGCGTGCCGATCGTCGGGCGCGTGACCATGGACCTGACCATGTTCGACGTGACCGACCTCGGCGAGGACGGCATCGCGACGGGCGATCACATCGAACTCTTCGGGCCCAACCTGCCGCTCGACGAGGCCGCGCGCGCGGCGGGAACGATCTCCTACGAACTCCTCACCCGGATCGGCCAGCGCTACCACCGCGCCTACATCAGCGGCGCCGATACGCGGTGA
- the fabG gene encoding 3-oxoacyl-[acyl-carrier-protein] reductase — translation MFDLSGRKALVTGASGGIGEAIARALHKQGATVGLHGTRQEKLESLASEFGDRVKVFPANLSSRDEVKALGQKAEAELEGVDILVNNAGITKDGLFVRMSDADWDSVLEVNLTSVFRLTRELTHPMMRRRYGRIINITSVVGVTGNPGQANYCASKAGMIGFSKSLAQEIAPRNVTVNCVAPGFIESAMTEKLNDKQKDAILGMIPMKRMGVGDEIASAVVYLASAEAAYMTGQTLHVNGGMAMI, via the coding sequence ATGTTTGATCTCAGTGGGCGCAAGGCCCTCGTCACCGGTGCCTCCGGCGGTATCGGCGAAGCGATTGCGAGGGCTCTCCATAAGCAGGGCGCGACGGTCGGCCTGCATGGAACGCGGCAGGAAAAGCTGGAATCGCTCGCCTCCGAATTCGGGGATCGGGTCAAGGTCTTCCCCGCCAATCTTTCCAGCCGCGACGAGGTGAAAGCGCTCGGGCAGAAGGCGGAGGCCGAGCTCGAAGGCGTCGACATCCTCGTCAACAATGCCGGCATTACCAAGGACGGACTGTTCGTGCGCATGTCCGACGCCGATTGGGATTCGGTGCTGGAGGTGAACCTGACATCGGTGTTTCGCCTGACACGCGAACTGACCCATCCGATGATGCGCCGCCGCTACGGCCGCATCATTAACATCACCTCGGTCGTCGGCGTCACCGGCAATCCGGGGCAGGCCAACTACTGCGCTTCCAAGGCCGGCATGATCGGGTTTTCCAAGTCGCTGGCGCAGGAGATCGCGCCGCGCAACGTGACGGTGAACTGCGTCGCACCCGGCTTCATCGAATCGGCGATGACCGAGAAGCTCAACGACAAGCAGAAGGACGCGATCCTGGGCATGATCCCCATGAAGCGGATGGGCGTGGGCGACGAGATCGCGTCGGCCGTGGTCTATCTGGCGTCCGCCGAGGCGGCATACATGACGGGCCAGACTCTCCACGTGAACGGCGGCATGGCGATGATCTGA
- a CDS encoding SAM-dependent methyltransferase yields the protein MNILLRNVLERLVRTGNLVIVDPGGSTHTFGDGTGPRLTIAIRTQHAERAIGFDPMLAVPETYMDGELDVVEGDLIDMLRIAYQNMGPSGLDVAWTRALEGARSAFRRFQQLNTTVRARRNVARHYDLSPELYRLFLDNDMQYSCAYFEGPDVTLEEAQLAKKRHIAAKLDLKPGQTVLDIGCGFGGLSLYLARNFDVDVVGVTLSEEQHAIATERAHAEGLDRHVHFELRDYRDLSERFDRIVSVGMFEHVGVNHYRTFFDKCATLLKPDGVMLLHSIGRFGPPAATNAFIRKHIFPGGYIPALSEVLPSVERAGLMSGDIEILRLHYAETLKHWRQRFLANRDRIKSIYDERFCRMWEFYLAGSEAAFRWQDMMVFQIQLTRSNSVLPMTREYMLESERDLAEHGVAEPGHLPEKATHTRMSEPGE from the coding sequence ATGAACATTCTCTTGCGCAATGTCCTGGAGCGGTTGGTCCGCACTGGAAACCTCGTCATCGTCGATCCGGGCGGCTCGACCCATACCTTCGGAGACGGAACGGGTCCGCGGCTCACCATCGCCATTCGCACCCAGCATGCCGAACGCGCGATCGGATTCGATCCCATGCTTGCCGTCCCCGAGACATACATGGATGGCGAACTGGACGTGGTCGAAGGCGATCTGATTGATATGCTGCGGATCGCCTACCAGAACATGGGTCCGAGCGGACTCGACGTGGCATGGACGAGAGCGCTGGAAGGCGCACGCAGCGCGTTTCGCCGGTTCCAGCAGCTCAACACCACCGTGCGCGCCAGGCGCAACGTGGCGCGGCACTACGACCTTTCGCCGGAACTCTACCGCCTCTTCCTCGACAACGACATGCAGTATTCCTGCGCCTATTTCGAGGGTCCGGACGTGACGCTGGAAGAGGCGCAGCTCGCCAAGAAGCGCCACATCGCTGCCAAGCTGGATCTCAAACCGGGGCAGACCGTGCTCGACATCGGCTGCGGCTTCGGGGGCCTCAGCCTCTATCTCGCCCGCAATTTCGACGTCGACGTCGTCGGGGTAACCCTGTCGGAGGAGCAGCACGCGATCGCCACCGAGCGCGCCCATGCCGAAGGTCTCGACCGGCACGTCCATTTCGAGCTGCGAGATTACCGAGATCTATCGGAGCGATTCGACCGCATCGTGTCGGTCGGCATGTTCGAGCATGTCGGCGTCAATCACTACCGCACCTTCTTCGACAAGTGCGCCACGCTGCTGAAGCCCGATGGCGTGATGCTCCTGCATTCTATCGGCCGTTTCGGCCCGCCGGCCGCCACGAACGCCTTCATTCGCAAGCATATCTTCCCCGGCGGATACATCCCCGCGCTGTCGGAGGTGCTGCCGTCGGTCGAGCGTGCCGGCCTGATGAGCGGCGACATCGAGATCCTGCGGCTGCACTACGCCGAGACGCTCAAGCACTGGCGCCAGCGCTTCCTCGCGAACCGCGATCGCATCAAGTCGATCTACGACGAGCGCTTCTGCCGCATGTGGGAATTCTATCTCGCCGGTTCGGAAGCGGCCTTCCGCTGGCAGGACATGATGGTGTTCCAGATCCAGCTTACTCGCAGCAATTCGGTCCTGCCGATGACGCGCGAATACATGCTGGAATCGGAAAGGGACCTGGCCGAACACGGAGTCGCCGAGCCGGGCCACCTGCCAGAGAAGGCGACGCACACGCGCATGTCGGAACCCGGCGAATAG
- the radA gene encoding DNA repair protein RadA, whose amino-acid sequence MAKSRVQFICQNCGSVHNRWAGKCDSCGEWNTLVEEGTAGGIGSGPASMRNARKGRAVTLTSLSGEIEDAPRIASGIGELDRATGGGFVRGSALLVGGDPGIGKSTLLTQAAAALARKGHRVVYVSGEEAVAQIRLRAQRLGAADTPVELAAETNVEDILATIAEGRRPDLLILDSIQTLWTDLADSAPGTVTQVRASAQAMIRYAKSTGAAIVLVGHVTKEGQIAGPRVVEHMVDAVLYFEGEGGHHYRILRTVKNRFGPTDEIGVFEMSDKGLREVANPSELFLGERHAKAPGAAVFAGMEGTRPVLVEIQALVAPSPLGTPRRAVVGWDSARLSMILAVLEAHCGVRFAQNDVYLNVAGGYRISEPAADLAVAAALVSSLTGLALPADCVYFGEISLSGAVRPVAHAQQRLKEAEKLGFGQAVLPAGSGDVAGSIATRSFQPDALADLVARIAGTKRGHEAD is encoded by the coding sequence ATGGCGAAGTCGCGCGTCCAGTTCATCTGCCAGAACTGCGGCTCGGTGCACAACCGCTGGGCTGGCAAGTGCGACAGCTGCGGCGAGTGGAACACGCTCGTCGAGGAAGGCACGGCCGGCGGCATCGGCTCAGGGCCGGCTTCCATGCGCAACGCCCGCAAGGGCCGTGCGGTGACGCTGACCTCCCTGTCCGGCGAGATCGAGGACGCGCCGCGTATTGCCAGCGGCATCGGCGAGCTCGACCGCGCCACCGGCGGCGGCTTCGTGCGCGGCTCCGCCCTGCTCGTCGGCGGTGATCCGGGCATCGGCAAATCCACGCTGCTCACTCAGGCCGCCGCAGCGCTCGCGCGCAAGGGGCACCGGGTCGTCTACGTCTCCGGCGAGGAGGCGGTGGCGCAGATCAGGCTGCGCGCCCAGCGTCTCGGCGCGGCCGACACGCCGGTCGAACTCGCAGCGGAGACCAACGTCGAGGACATCCTGGCGACTATCGCGGAGGGACGGCGGCCGGACCTCCTGATCCTCGATTCGATCCAGACCCTGTGGACGGACCTCGCTGATTCGGCGCCCGGCACCGTCACGCAGGTCCGCGCCTCGGCACAGGCGATGATCCGCTATGCCAAATCGACCGGGGCGGCGATCGTTCTGGTCGGCCATGTGACCAAGGAAGGCCAGATCGCCGGCCCGCGCGTGGTCGAGCACATGGTCGACGCCGTGCTCTACTTCGAAGGCGAAGGCGGACATCATTATCGCATCCTGCGCACGGTGAAGAACCGCTTCGGTCCCACTGATGAGATCGGCGTCTTCGAGATGTCCGACAAGGGACTGCGCGAGGTCGCCAATCCCTCTGAGCTTTTCCTCGGCGAGCGCCACGCCAAGGCGCCGGGTGCCGCCGTCTTCGCCGGCATGGAGGGCACGCGCCCGGTGCTCGTCGAGATCCAGGCATTGGTCGCCCCCTCGCCGCTCGGAACGCCGCGCCGGGCGGTGGTCGGCTGGGATTCGGCGCGTCTGTCGATGATCCTCGCGGTGCTCGAGGCGCATTGCGGCGTCCGATTCGCGCAGAACGACGTCTACCTCAACGTCGCGGGCGGCTACCGCATCTCGGAGCCGGCCGCCGATCTCGCCGTCGCTGCCGCACTGGTTTCGTCGCTCACCGGACTTGCCCTGCCCGCCGATTGTGTCTATTTCGGCGAAATCAGCCTTTCCGGCGCCGTCAGGCCTGTCGCGCATGCGCAGCAGCGGCTGAAAGAGGCGGAAAAACTC
- a CDS encoding M20 aminoacylase family protein, translated as MPIINRIAEFHKDVTEWRRDIHANPELQFDVHRTAALVAEKLKEFGVDEIVTGIGRTGVVGVIKGRKNGSGRTIGLRADMDALPIQEIIDRPYKSKTDGAMHACGHDGHTAMLLGAARYLAETRNFDGTAVVIFQPAEEGGGGGREMVNEGMMDRFSIDEVYGLHNAPGLPAGAFAIRSGSMMAAADMFVIDIEGLGGHAARPQRCVDTTLVGAHIMTALQSVVARNVDPVEAAVVSVTTFKAGDTFNVIPQTAQLTGTARTLSAEVRDLLEERMREVVEHTARAFGAKATLDYQRNYPVLSNHAQQAEFAAGVARQVAGDRVDTNTPPVMGGEDFAFMLEARPGAFIYLGQGDGPYVHHPAYDFNDEIIPVGCSYWAKLVETALPAG; from the coding sequence ATGCCGATCATCAACCGTATCGCCGAGTTCCACAAGGACGTGACCGAGTGGCGCCGGGACATCCATGCCAACCCGGAACTGCAGTTCGACGTGCATCGTACCGCCGCGCTGGTGGCGGAAAAGCTCAAGGAATTCGGTGTCGACGAGATCGTCACGGGTATCGGACGCACCGGCGTGGTCGGTGTCATCAAGGGTCGCAAGAACGGCAGCGGCCGCACCATAGGCCTGCGCGCCGACATGGACGCGCTGCCGATCCAGGAAATCATCGACCGACCCTACAAGTCGAAGACGGACGGGGCGATGCATGCCTGCGGGCATGACGGCCATACGGCCATGCTGCTGGGCGCGGCACGCTACCTGGCGGAGACGCGCAATTTCGACGGTACGGCGGTGGTCATCTTCCAACCGGCGGAGGAGGGCGGCGGCGGCGGCCGCGAAATGGTCAATGAGGGCATGATGGACCGTTTCTCAATTGACGAGGTTTACGGCCTGCACAACGCGCCGGGCCTTCCGGCGGGCGCCTTCGCAATCCGCAGCGGGTCGATGATGGCGGCGGCCGACATGTTCGTCATCGACATCGAAGGCTTGGGCGGCCATGCCGCGCGCCCGCAGCGCTGTGTCGACACGACGCTGGTCGGCGCACACATCATGACGGCGCTGCAGTCGGTGGTGGCGCGCAACGTCGATCCGGTCGAGGCCGCGGTGGTTTCCGTCACCACCTTCAAGGCAGGCGACACCTTCAACGTCATCCCGCAGACCGCACAGCTCACCGGCACGGCGCGCACGCTGTCGGCTGAGGTCCGCGACCTGCTCGAGGAGCGCATGCGGGAGGTCGTGGAACATACCGCCCGAGCCTTCGGGGCAAAGGCGACGCTCGACTACCAGCGCAACTATCCGGTTCTCTCGAACCACGCGCAACAGGCCGAGTTCGCGGCCGGCGTCGCCCGGCAGGTCGCGGGTGACAGGGTGGACACCAACACGCCGCCTGTGATGGGCGGCGAGGACTTCGCGTTCATGCTGGAAGCCCGCCCGGGTGCCTTCATCTATCTCGGCCAGGGCGACGGACCCTACGTCCATCATCCCGCCTACGACTTCAACGACGAGATCATCCCCGTCGGCTGTTCCTACTGGGCGAAGCTGGTGGAAACGGCGCTGCCGGCGGGCTGA
- a CDS encoding acyl carrier protein — MSDTAERVKKIVVEHLGVDADKVTEQASFIDDLGADSLDTVELVMAFEEEFGVEIPDDAAETILTVGDAVKFIEKASA; from the coding sequence ATGAGCGATACTGCAGAACGCGTAAAGAAGATCGTTGTCGAGCATCTTGGCGTCGACGCGGACAAGGTGACCGAGCAGGCGAGCTTCATCGACGATCTGGGCGCCGACAGCCTCGACACCGTCGAACTCGTGATGGCCTTCGAGGAAGAGTTCGGCGTGGAAATCCCCGACGATGCGGCCGAAACCATCCTGACGGTCGGTGACGCCGTGAAGTTCATCGAGAAGGCTTCGGCCTGA
- a CDS encoding replicative DNA helicase, with protein MAEAVRKLAVAETPLYREAPNNIEAEQALLGAILVNNDAFYRVSDFLKPPHFYEPLHRKIYEIAGELIRMGKMANPVTMKTFLPADEKVGDITVTHYLARLAAEAVTIINASDYGRAIYDLATRRALITVGEDMVNIAYDAPVDMAPSDQIEDAERRLFELAETGRYDGGFESFTDAVKTAVDMANAAYMRDGHLSGISTGFRDIDRRLGGLQPSDLVILAGRPAMGKTSLATNIAFNIASAYQPAQQADGSFKAANGGVVGFFSLEMSSEQLATRIISEQTEISSSKIRRGEISEADFEKLVACAQMMQKTPLFIDQTGGISIAQLAARARRLKRQRGLDVIVIDYVQLMQGSSSKSNQNRVQEITEITTGLKALAKELQVPIVALSQLSRQVESRDDKRPQLSDLRESGSIEQDADVVLFVYRDEYYMQNKEPEPGTMEHQQWQEKFERVKGKAELIIAKQRHGPTGTVDLAFEGQFTRFSDLAEESHLPERFE; from the coding sequence ATGGCAGAAGCAGTCCGCAAACTCGCGGTGGCGGAAACGCCGCTCTATCGCGAAGCGCCGAACAACATAGAGGCCGAGCAGGCGCTCCTGGGCGCCATCCTCGTCAACAATGACGCGTTTTATCGCGTTTCGGACTTCCTGAAGCCGCCCCATTTCTACGAACCGCTGCACCGCAAGATCTACGAGATCGCCGGCGAACTGATCCGGATGGGCAAGATGGCCAATCCGGTGACGATGAAGACCTTCCTGCCTGCCGACGAGAAGGTCGGCGACATTACCGTCACGCACTACCTCGCACGGCTCGCGGCGGAAGCCGTGACGATCATCAACGCATCCGACTACGGACGGGCGATCTACGACCTCGCGACGCGGCGCGCGTTGATCACCGTCGGCGAGGACATGGTCAACATCGCCTACGACGCGCCGGTGGACATGGCGCCCTCCGACCAGATCGAAGACGCAGAGAGGCGCCTCTTCGAACTCGCGGAGACCGGGCGCTATGACGGCGGCTTCGAAAGCTTCACCGACGCGGTCAAGACCGCCGTGGACATGGCCAACGCCGCTTACATGCGCGACGGCCATCTCTCGGGCATCTCCACCGGCTTCCGCGACATCGACCGCAGGCTCGGAGGCCTGCAGCCGTCGGATCTGGTCATCCTCGCCGGCCGACCCGCCATGGGCAAGACCTCGCTCGCCACCAACATCGCCTTCAACATCGCATCGGCCTACCAGCCGGCGCAGCAGGCCGACGGGTCCTTCAAGGCGGCCAATGGCGGCGTAGTCGGCTTCTTCTCGCTGGAAATGTCGTCCGAACAGCTCGCGACCCGCATCATCTCGGAGCAGACCGAGATCTCGTCCTCGAAGATCCGCCGCGGCGAGATTTCCGAGGCCGATTTCGAAAAGCTCGTCGCCTGCGCGCAGATGATGCAGAAGACGCCGCTCTTCATCGATCAGACGGGCGGCATCTCGATCGCCCAGCTTGCCGCCCGGGCGCGGCGGCTCAAGCGGCAGCGTGGGCTCGACGTGATCGTGATCGACTACGTCCAGCTGATGCAGGGCTCCTCGTCGAAATCGAACCAGAACCGCGTACAGGAAATCACCGAAATCACCACTGGCCTCAAGGCGCTCGCCAAGGAACTCCAGGTGCCGATCGTGGCGCTGTCGCAGCTCTCGCGCCAGGTCGAAAGCCGCGACGACAAGCGCCCACAACTTTCGGACCTGCGCGAATCGGGCTCGATCGAGCAGGACGCCGACGTCGTGCTTTTCGTCTATCGCGACGAATACTACATGCAGAACAAGGAGCCCGAGCCCGGCACGATGGAACACCAGCAGTGGCAGGAGAAGTTCGAGCGCGTGAAAGGCAAGGCCGAACTCATCATCGCCAAGCAGCGCCACGGCCCCACCGGCACGGTCGATCTCGCCTTCGAAGGCCAGTTCACCCGGTTCTCCGACCTCGCCGAGGAAAGTCATCTGCCGGAACGCTTCGAGTAG
- the rpsF gene encoding 30S ribosomal protein S6: MALYEHVFLARQDLSSQQVDGLVEQYKGVIEANGGSVGRVENWGLKSLTYRIKKNRKAYYTLMDITAPAAAIQEMERQMGLSEDVLRFMTIRVEKHEEGASAMMQKREERSDRGDRFGDRPRFGDRDRGPRGGGDRDRGGDRDDRGPRRPREQPEGASH; the protein is encoded by the coding sequence ATGGCTCTGTACGAACATGTGTTTCTCGCCCGCCAGGATCTGTCCTCGCAGCAGGTCGACGGCCTTGTCGAACAGTACAAGGGTGTCATCGAAGCGAATGGCGGCAGTGTCGGCCGGGTCGAGAACTGGGGACTGAAGTCCCTCACCTACCGCATCAAGAAGAACCGCAAGGCCTACTACACGCTCATGGACATCACCGCCCCGGCGGCGGCGATCCAGGAAATGGAGCGTCAGATGGGCCTGTCGGAAGACGTCCTGCGCTTCATGACCATCCGCGTCGAGAAGCACGAGGAAGGCGCGTCCGCGATGATGCAGAAGCGCGAAGAGCGCAGCGACCGGGGTGACCGCTTCGGTGACCGTCCGCGCTTCGGCGACCGTGATCGCGGCCCGCGCGGAGGTGGCGATCGTGACCGTGGCGGCGACCGCGACGATCGTGGCCCGCGCCGTCCCCGTGAACAGCCCGAGGGAGCTTCGCACTAA
- a CDS encoding calcium/sodium antiporter: MGFWTDLLLVLLGMGLLFGGGEFLVRGAVSAARRFGVSELVIGLTIVGFATSTPELLVSVQAALKGSPEIAIGNVVGSNIANILLIGGFTALIASMVAPDGELKRDLRVMLASSALILPAAAWGAIPRLGGLLLVALLAVYLYAHFRAARHANAKPDSADGPDTTAMDPLWRSVALVIGGIVMLVLGADWLVDGASSIARAAGISDAVVGLTVVAIGTSLPELATSIVAAWRGRPGVALGNVVGSNIFNVLGILGATAIIAPLPIATRFLWFDLPLMMAISIGFAAVLTAGDRLGKTAGGLMLAGYAVYTAVLFLTPM, translated from the coding sequence ATGGGCTTCTGGACAGACCTTCTACTCGTTCTACTCGGGATGGGGCTGCTGTTCGGTGGCGGAGAGTTCCTGGTTCGCGGGGCCGTTTCCGCCGCGCGCCGGTTCGGTGTCTCCGAACTCGTCATTGGCCTGACGATCGTCGGCTTCGCGACATCGACGCCCGAACTGCTCGTGTCGGTCCAGGCGGCCCTGAAGGGCAGCCCGGAAATAGCCATCGGCAACGTCGTCGGTTCCAACATCGCCAACATCCTGCTCATCGGCGGTTTTACCGCGCTTATCGCCTCGATGGTGGCGCCGGATGGCGAGCTGAAGCGCGACCTGCGCGTGATGCTCGCCTCTTCGGCCCTCATACTGCCGGCCGCCGCATGGGGCGCGATCCCGCGGCTTGGCGGACTGCTGCTCGTCGCGCTGCTCGCAGTCTACCTCTACGCACATTTTCGGGCGGCACGGCACGCAAACGCGAAGCCGGATTCGGCGGACGGTCCGGATACGACTGCGATGGACCCGCTCTGGCGCAGCGTCGCCCTTGTGATCGGCGGCATCGTCATGCTCGTTCTCGGCGCGGACTGGCTGGTGGACGGGGCGAGTTCGATTGCGCGCGCGGCGGGCATATCCGACGCTGTCGTGGGATTGACCGTCGTCGCGATCGGCACCAGCCTGCCGGAGCTCGCCACCTCCATCGTCGCCGCCTGGCGCGGACGGCCGGGCGTCGCGCTCGGAAACGTCGTCGGCTCCAACATCTTCAACGTGCTTGGCATCCTCGGTGCGACTGCCATCATCGCGCCGCTGCCGATTGCCACCCGTTTTCTCTGGTTCGATCTGCCTCTGATGATGGCCATCAGCATCGGCTTTGCCGCCGTGCTCACCGCCGGGGATCGGCTCGGAAAGACCGCGGGCGGGCTGATGCTCGCAGGCTATGCCGTGTACACCGCGGTCTTGTTCCTCACCCCGATGTGA
- the rpsR gene encoding 30S ribosomal protein S18 — MVDINQIPTRRPFHRRRKTCPFSGANAPRIDYKDVRLLQRYISERGKIVPSRITAVSQKKQRELAQAIKRARFLGLLPYVVK, encoded by the coding sequence ATGGTCGACATCAATCAGATCCCGACGCGCCGGCCCTTCCATCGCCGCCGCAAGACCTGCCCGTTCTCCGGCGCCAACGCGCCGCGGATCGACTACAAGGACGTCCGTCTCCTGCAGCGCTACATTTCCGAGCGCGGCAAGATCGTTCCTTCCCGCATCACCGCCGTCAGCCAGAAGAAGCAGCGCGAACTCGCCCAGGCGATCAAGCGCGCGCGCTTTCTCGGCCTGCTGCCCTACGTGGTGAAGTGA